The following proteins are encoded in a genomic region of Phragmites australis chromosome 9, lpPhrAust1.1, whole genome shotgun sequence:
- the LOC133929038 gene encoding phosphatidate phosphatase PAH1-like: MNVVGRFGSLISQGVYSVATPFHPFGGAVDIIAVEQPDGSYRSTPWYVRFGKFQGVLKGTEKVVTITVNGVDARFHMLLDNSGQAYFMRELVPGSEDSTTGSEEEEAINEPEPPARSKSDGDLYIGPCDRLGSQELNVEHQEKQTGEEFESYGYGRLEEAEDLPKQADGVNSEVVLVSVDGHVLTAPISSTEEGTEDVQLSDPQFHLGPGQSSSGDFSRSDEVWEAGIIGDLYISQEKVKFDSGHQFEVLEEREEVSIEKDESHHISVGEDEALHVSVNEEVLHVSVNEDEAHVVSTNEDEPQDVSRSGNNDVGYQPLTSEDESIGVSGDNVAGYQPLTNEHVTHDISENNDEDHQPFTNEDESCDVPVLEKAKDCKSPAKKDEDCDLSNDDIELEGPGASFGKYDTFKSCLDLTSQINDGDSGTELFSPESDHQRDSELGLGNRSVVETDLGEDESKTSYFDQDDPLQEAVDISAFTSEDIRTQSKESSSHYGKESDLSHEGGSHGRSKDIASAETEAGKSDGLQSSTASSDKDKLGSIPEHSEVEEEQNKEEPSHLQKVLGMEISLCGNMLRPGMGRESAEEVFQQHLVCEEDFKSSGPSIIKNANLIVKVDNKYFPWSKVSHIILGKAVFGPNFSIEPIDAIPVECPETPSSREDSLGMSSASRRWRLWPIPFRISRSLQRSNSDSSEDIFLDTETVLSPMDEQAPENNKNQSPRKQFVRTLIPTSEQVASLNLKEGQNLVTFSFCTRVLGKQQVDAHIYLWKWNAKIVISDVDGTITRSDVLGQVMPLVGRDWSQFGVARLFSAIKENGYQLLFLSARAIVQAYLTKNFLFNLKQDGKALPNGPVVISPDGLFPSLYREVIRRAPHEFKIACLEDIKALFPSDYNPFYAGFGNRDTDELSYKKMGIPKGKIFIINPKGEVAINSSVDVKSYTSLHTLVNDMFPPTTLVEQEDYNSWNYWKMPLLDVDL, encoded by the exons ATGAACGTTGTGGGACGGTTTGGGTCCCTGATCTCGCAGGGAGTGTATTCCGTTGCGACGCCCTTCCACCCATTTGGTGGTGCGGTCGACATCATCGCAGTTGAGCAGCCTGATGGTTCCTACCGCAGCACACCATGGTATGTCCGTTTTGGCAAGTTCCAGGGCGTGCTCAAGGGCACTGAGAAGGTTGTGACCATCACTGTCAATGGCGTGGATGCCAGATTTCACATGCTGCTCGACAACTCCGGCCAAGCCTATTTCATGCGTGAGCTTGTGCCTGGCAGTGAAGACTCCACAACAGgttcagaagaagaagaagctatcAATGAGCctgaacctccagctcgtagtAAGAGTGATGGGGACCTTTACATTGGTCCTTGTGACAGGTTGGGTAGCCAAGAGTTGAATGTGGAGCATCAGGAGAAGCAAACCGGAGAGGAGTTTGAGTCATATGGTTATGGTAGGTTGGAGGAAGCGGAAGATTTACCAAAACAAGCTGATGGGGTAAATTCGGAGGTGGTTCTGGTTAGTGTGGACGGGCATGTGCTCACTGCACCCATTTCTTCAACAGAGGAGGGTACGGAGGATGTGCAGTTAAGTGATCCGCAGTTCCATTTGGGACCTGGGCAGAGCTCTAGTGGGGACTTCAGTCGCAGTGATGAGGTGTGGGAAGCTGGCATTATAGGTGATTTATACATATCGCAGGAAAAGGTTAAGTTTGATTCTGGACATCAGTTTGAGGTTTTGGAAGAGCGTGAGGAGGTATCAATTGAGAAGGATGAGTCACATCACATCTCAGTTGGTGAAGATGAAGCACTCCATGTGTCTGTAAATGAAGAAGTGCTCCATGTGTCAGTTAATGAAGATGAAGCCCACGTTGTGTCTACAAATGAAGATGAGCCTCAGGATGTGTCAAGGTCAGGGAACAATGATGTGGGTTATCAACCCTTGACCAGTGAAGATGAGTCGATTGGTGTCTCAGGGGACAATGTTGCTGGTTATCAACCCTTGACCAATGAACATGTGACTCATGATATCTCAGAGAACAATGATGAGGATCATCAACCCTTTACCAATGAAGATGAGTCTTGTGATGTCCCAGTGCTTGAAAAAGCCAAGGATTGCAAGTCCCCAGCTAAAAAGGATGAGGATTGTGATCTCAGCAACGACGACATTGAGTTGGAGGGCCCTGGTGCTAGTTTTGGTAAATATGACACTTTTAAAAGCTGCTTGGATCTAACATCACAAATAAATGACGGGGATTCAGGAACCGAACTATTTTCTCCTGAATCTGATCATCAGAGGGATTCTGAGCTTGGTTTGGGTAACCGTTCTGTTGTTGAAACAGATCTGGGGGAAGATGAAAGTAAAACTTCTTACTTTGATCAAGATGATCCATTGCAGGAGGCCGTGgatatttctgcatttacttcaGAAGATATAAGGACACAAAGCAAAGAGAGTTCTTCTCATTATGGCAAGGAATCTGACTTGTCCCATGAAGGAGGTTCTCATGGTAGGAGCAAGGACATTGCCTCTGCTGAAACTGAGGCTGGTAAATCTGATGGATTACAGTCATCCACGGCTAGCAGTGATAAAGACAAACTGGGGAGCATTCCGGAGCACTCAGAAGTTGAAGAGGAACAAAATAAAGAAGAGCCTTCTCACTTACAGAAGGTCTTGG GGATGGAGATTTCTCTTTGTGGGAACATGTTACGGCCGGGTATGGGTCGAGAATCTGCCGAGGAAGTCTTTCAACAGCATCTTGTCTGTGAGGAGGATTTCAAGTCATCTGGACCATCGATCATAAAAAATGCAAACCTTATTGTCAAAGTTGACAATAAGTATTTCCCATGGAGTAAAGTTTCTCATATTATTCTTGGGAAGGCTGTATTTGGTCCAAACTTTTCCATAGAACCCATTGATGCTATTCCAGTTGAATGTCCGGAAACACCCAGTTCAAGAGAAGATTCTCTTGGAATGTCTTCCGCAAgccggagatggaggctttggcCCATTCCCTTTCGGATATCGAGATCCCTTCAGCGCAGTAACAGTGATTCTTCTGAGGACATTTTCCTTGACACAGAGACTGTTTTGAGTCCAATGGATGAGCAAGCTCCGGAGAACAATAAAAACCAGTCACCGAGAAAGCAATTTGTACGGACTTTAATTCCCACTAGTGAACAAGTGGCATCTTTAAATCTGAAGGAGGGCCAAAACTTGGTGACCTTTAGCTTCTGCACCAGAGTTCTTGGGAAGCAACAG GTTGATGCACATATTTACTTGTGGAAATGGAATGCTAAAATTGTGATATCTGATGTCGATGGCACCATAACAAG GTCTGATGTGTTGGGTCAGGTCATGCCTTTGGTTGGACGAGATTGGAGTCAGTTTGGTGTCGCTCGACTTTTTTCTGCAATAAAG GAAAACGGGTATCAACTACTGTTCCTTAGTGCTAGAGCAATTGTCCAGGCATATCTAACAAAGAACTTCCTCTTCAATCTAAAACAG GATGGGAAAGCATTGCCCAATGGACCTGTTGTAATTTCACCTGATGGTTTGTTTCCGTCACTCTACCGagaag TTATACGGAGAGCGCCACATGAGTTCAAGATTGCGTGTCTGGAG GACATTAAAGCACTTTTTCCTTCCGACTACAATCCATTTTATGCTGGGTTTGGCAACAGAGACACTGATGAGCTTAGTTACAAGAAGATGGGAATTCCTAAAGGCAAGATTTTTATCATCAACCCAAAG GGAGAAGTGGCCATCAACAGTTCTGTTGATGTAAAATCTTATACCTCCTTACATACCCTTGTCAACGACATGTTTCCTCCAACAACTCTGGTTGAGCAG GAAGACTACAATTCCTGGAATTACTGGAAAATGCCGTTGCTAGATGTTGATTTGTAG
- the LOC133929039 gene encoding protein CANDIDATE G-PROTEIN COUPLED RECEPTOR 7-like: MAARLLLLLAVTGALAFPAAGEIKTESFREDRRSSIMFEKFGFSQSGAVRIVVSGAAVSSPIARADPKHLGFFLLSDESLVHAIYEAQEGPTAEKRAAAAGGDDPEAASGCVLSSPYVKKLFTFHDMEGGHYNKSFPVTHPDEYTLFFANCEPESLVTMRVRTEMYNVKADGSKDYLPVGQAPVPAIYGFFAFCYVAFLAAWGYLTLSRDRVSAYQIHHLMSGLLVARLLYCLSAAEDQHYIRVTGTPHGWDVAFYLFQLVKGVILFAVIALVGTGWSFLKPVLQDREKKVLMAVIPLQVTANIAAAVIGETGPFLQDWVTWNQILLFVDVACCCAVLFPVVWSIRSLRETSKTDGKAARNLSKLTLFRQFYVVVIGYLYFTRIVVYALKTIASYKYRWVSILAEEVATMAFYLFMFYTFRPAEKSKYFSLDDDEEEAAEMVLREEEFEL; this comes from the coding sequence ATGGCcgcgcgcctcctcctcctcctcgccgtcacGGGGGCCCTCGCCTTCCCCGCGGCAGGGGAGATCAAGACGGAGTCCTTCCGGGAGGACCGGCGCTCGTCCATCATGTTCGAGAAGTTCGGCTTCTCCCAGTCCGGCGCGGTCAGGATCGTCGTCTCCGGCGCCGCCGTATCTTCCCCCATCGCGCGGGCGGACCCCAAGCATCTAGGATTTTTCCTCCTATCTGACGAGTCCCTCGTCCACGCCATCTACGAGGCGCAGGAGGGGCCCACGGCGGAgaagcgcgcggcggcggccggcggcgacgaccCCGAGGCCGCCTCCGGGTGCGTGCTCTCGAGCCCCTACGTGAAGAAGCTCTTCACCTTCCACGACATGGAAGGCGGTCACTACAACAAGTCCTTCCCGGTCACCCACCCTGACGAGTACACCCTCTTCTTCGCCAACTGCGAGCCGGAGTCGCTCGTCACCATGCGCGTCCGCACCGAGATGTACAACGTCAAAGCGGACGGCTCCAAGGACTACCTCCCCGTCGGCCAGGCCCCCGTGCCGGCCATCTACGGCTTCTTCGCCTTCTGCTACGTTGCGTTCCTGGCCGCATGGGGGTACCTCACCCTCTCCCGCGACCGCGTCTCGGCGTACCAGATCCACCACCTCATGTCCGGCCTCCTCGTCGCGCGCCTGCTCTACTGCCTCTCCGCCGCCGAGGACCAGCACTACATCCGCGTCACCGGGACGCCGCACGGCTGGGACGTGGCCTTCTACCTCTTCCAGCTCGTGAAAGGTGTCATCTTGTTCGCGGTGATCGCGCTGGTCGGCACCGGGTGGTCGTTCTTGAAGCCGGTCTTGCAGGACAGGGAGAAGAAGGTGCTCATGGCCGTGATCCCGCTGCAGGTCACCGCGAACATCGCCGCCGCGGTGATTGGGGAGACCGGGCCTTTCTTGCAGGATTGGGTGACATGGAACCAGATCTTGCTGTTCGTGGATGTTGCGTGCTGCTGCGCAGTGCTCTTCCCTGTTGTGTGGTCGATCCGGTCGCTCCGTGAGACTTCCAAGACAGATGGCAAGGCGGCGCGGAACCTCTCCAAGCTCACTCTGTTCCGGCAGTTCTACGTCGTAGTGATTGGGTACTTGTACTTCACTAGGATCGTCGTGTATGCGCTCAAGACTATTGCCAGTTACAAGTACCGGTGGGTGAGCATCTTGGCAGAGGAGGTGGCCACCATGGCGTTCTACTTGTTCATGTTCTACACGTTCAGGCCGGCCGAGAAGAGCAAGTACTTTTCTCTCGATGACGATGAAGAGGAGGCTGCGGAGATGGTGCTCCGGGAAGAGGAGTTCGAGCTGTGA